From one Paenibacillus sp. FSL K6-1330 genomic stretch:
- a CDS encoding TerC family protein, whose protein sequence is MESLWLEYAWALLILIGLEGLLSADNALVLAVIAKHLPEDQKKKAINYGIIMAFVFRFAALFAISFIANVWQIQAIGAAYLLYLGLKHIIKARFGKENKNIREDVKKDAAGKGFWPTVSKIAIADLAFAIDSILAAVALALGLPDSPLPDFGGMDGGQFLVVVLGGIAGLVLIKFAATWFVKLLAQRPALETTAYAIVAWVGVKLAVITLAHEDIGVLNHDFPHSTVWTIIFYGVLVAIALLGWFAPAKNKQSQTGQL, encoded by the coding sequence TTGGAATCACTTTGGTTGGAGTATGCTTGGGCATTACTAATTCTAATTGGATTGGAAGGTTTACTATCGGCGGATAATGCCCTTGTACTGGCAGTGATCGCGAAGCACTTACCGGAGGACCAGAAGAAGAAGGCTATTAATTATGGGATCATTATGGCTTTTGTTTTTCGCTTCGCTGCTCTGTTTGCAATATCGTTTATTGCGAATGTCTGGCAAATACAGGCGATCGGAGCTGCTTATCTTCTATACCTCGGGTTAAAGCACATCATCAAAGCGCGTTTCGGAAAGGAAAACAAGAATATTCGCGAGGACGTAAAGAAAGATGCTGCCGGTAAAGGCTTCTGGCCAACGGTAAGCAAAATTGCTATTGCAGATCTCGCCTTTGCAATTGATTCCATTCTTGCTGCAGTGGCTTTGGCACTGGGTCTCCCAGATTCCCCGCTTCCGGATTTCGGCGGTATGGACGGAGGACAATTCTTGGTTGTCGTGCTTGGCGGAATCGCCGGGCTCGTTCTGATCAAATTTGCTGCCACATGGTTTGTAAAGCTGCTTGCGCAGCGGCCAGCACTGGAGACCACGGCTTATGCCATCGTGGCATGGGTCGGTGTCAAGCTCGCTGTGATTACTTTGGCCCATGAGGATATCGGGGTGTTAAATCATGATTTCCCACATAGCACAGTCTGGACCATTATTTTCTATGGTGTCTTGGTGGCGATAGCTCTTCTCGGTTGGTTTGCTCCTGC
- a CDS encoding FixH family protein, producing MKTRWGMAFLLLFMIAAVILYRQVHDRPKVEDLYTDGQLRMEIQTVHSVAEPMKETSFQVFITELPEKPVVNADIKLNLKMPDMFCGVFPAVIVESKPGVYSATAVPVMQGLWQAEAVLRWENEYVTVKTLFKVR from the coding sequence ATGAAGACAAGATGGGGCATGGCTTTTCTGTTACTCTTTATGATCGCGGCTGTGATTTTGTACCGGCAGGTTCACGATCGACCCAAAGTAGAAGATCTTTATACCGATGGGCAGCTTCGCATGGAAATACAAACCGTTCACTCTGTTGCAGAACCCATGAAGGAGACGTCCTTTCAGGTTTTCATTACCGAGCTGCCTGAGAAGCCCGTTGTTAACGCCGATATCAAACTCAACCTCAAGATGCCAGATATGTTTTGTGGTGTGTTCCCCGCCGTAATTGTCGAATCAAAGCCGGGTGTATACAGTGCAACGGCCGTACCTGTTATGCAAGGACTTTGGCAGGCGGAAGCGGTCCTTCGTTGGGAGAATGAATATGTCACGGTGAAGACGTTGTTCAAAGTTCGCTAG